GTGACGGTTGTTCAAACACATATGTCATATAGTAGATTCCAACCGTCTGTGTCACACCCATCATTCCATAATACAGAACGTAGATTGCAAGAATCATCAGATAATACTTGTTTTTTACGATCACTTTGATTCCTGCTGCAAGAGATACTTTTTCCTGAATCTTCTTTTCGCCAAGCAGTTCCTCTTCCGGAAGTTCTTTGATGCTGAATACACTGATTGTATTAATGATCAATGCTGCAACGGAGAAGATGATCGCAACTGTCTTCCATCCTTTTGCACCACCACCGAAAGCTTCTACCAGACCGACTGTAGCAGTTGCTACAACTAGGTTCGTAAGCAGCGAAAAAATGAAACGGATAGAGCCAAGCTGAACTCGTTCGTTTGAGTTCTTTGTTGTCAGTGATGTCAATGATGAATATGCGATATTACTTGCTGTATAGAAAATTACATTCATCAGTGTGTAGACGATGAAGAAATACACATACTGCATATTTGCTCCCATATCCGGAATTGCAAACAACATAATCATTGTAATCGATACACCGAACTGTGCCCCAAACATCCAAGGTCTCGCCTTACCCATTTTGGTCTTTGTACGGTCAATAATCATTCCGAAAATAATATCAGAAATGCCGTCCAGCAATTTTGATGCCATAATCAATGTTCCGACAATTCCCGCATTCAATCCAACAGTATTCGTCAGATAAATCAACACAAAACTTGTGACCAGTCCGTAGGAACAGTTGGCTGCTACATCACCGATTCCATATCCCACTTTGTTATACCACTTCAGGTATTTTCTTTCTTCCATATTTTAGAACCCTCCTCTTTTATTGTTTACATAGATTATAAAATACTACTTTTTTTTATCACAATATCACCATTCGGCATTCACACTCTGATTATGTATCATATTTCGTTTTTTCATCTAAATCGCATTGAAAACAGTAAAACAGGATTTTCTATCCGATGAAATCAGACTGCTTATGCTACAGAACTATACGCGTAAACATTCTTTTCAATAGTAATTTTATCTCATATCAGGAAAATATTGAATATATTGGATCCGACCACATTCCCCAGCGCAATGTCACTTTCACCTTTTTGAGCTGCCACAATGGAAGTCACAAGTTCCGGAAGTGAGGTTCCCAACGCAACAATCGTCAGACCAATCAATGCTTCACTGAGTCCGAATGCTCTTGCGATTTCTTTTGCTGCATTGACGGTCAGATCACCACCCAATACAATTCCGGCAAGACCTACAATGGATACAAAAATACTCATTCCCATCGTATATTTCACTTCAATCTCCTCACCGGCATCGAGACTTTCCTGTCTACCTTTCACTCCCTCCTGTATGGTAAGATACATGAAAAATGCTTATCATTTGTATTACCTTCCTATTTCAATTTCTACATACAGTGAATCTTTTCCTGCTGCCATTTTCGGCCTAATCAGATTTCCATTAATTGTCTTGCCGTCAATCTGCATACTCATCACTCCATGTTGGAGTTTATTTGGATTCTTCACATGAATCTGAATATTGCAGCCTCTATAAATTCTAGTATGATTTCATTTCCTTTGGAAAAATTTTACCATAAATAAAAGAGTACGTGGCAATCCAACTCACGATTACCACGTACTTACAAATGTTTTATTCATTTCTAATCGCCGCC
This Ruminococcus hominis DNA region includes the following protein-coding sequences:
- a CDS encoding MFS transporter, with protein sequence MEERKYLKWYNKVGYGIGDVAANCSYGLVTSFVLIYLTNTVGLNAGIVGTLIMASKLLDGISDIIFGMIIDRTKTKMGKARPWMFGAQFGVSITMIMLFAIPDMGANMQYVYFFIVYTLMNVIFYTASNIAYSSLTSLTTKNSNERVQLGSIRFIFSLLTNLVVATATVGLVEAFGGGAKGWKTVAIIFSVAALIINTISVFSIKELPEEELLGEKKIQEKVSLAAGIKVIVKNKYYLMILAIYVLYYGMMGVTQTVGIYYMTYVFEQPSLLGTFTLATLLPMIIVLAVTPALVKKKGMYKIINLGYDGAILFRGLFMVFAFMANKALMLITLLLNGFCTGPLVGSLNALISESSDYTYRTQKQRLDGMMFSCSSFGIKVGGGIGTAAAGWLLAAGGFDGQAAVQAASAVNMIKVSYAVVPFAVVVFMKLLVKALKVEEANKNWDAEHK